One window from the genome of Candidatus Binatia bacterium encodes:
- a CDS encoding helicase-related protein gives MDLQVGDSVIGTNPSLRPYGAGRVLMVKNGIAKVEYSPGLFSEPPLYAHTKLLKIEEAERVPAPLELALKGQWEKETWRFDLRQMAARFLTGNIGGQLSDARTEILPHQIFAAHKVVSSPKRRFLLADEVGLGKTIEAGMIWQALAQRGQAKRTLIICPAGLTVQWQEEMQDKFGQFFEIFQRDFHTINPRIWDLKACAIASLDCLKRKEHKEKLLENRKWDLIIFDEAHRLSARDYGEAKTEKTQNYRLAEDLGEHTDALLLLTATPHQGDATHSRFRHLLGLLDNEIDFGGLEDGQVTLWNYAVREPRGNGYRPYKDYILRTPKLNVTDSQGRKIFRGRDTHPLRFPMFKDEAEFYKEVSRYISAGYRMVEHLKDRNKKLAIGFVLTVFQKLASSSTHAIKAALYGRKMRLQDKYRRLPDSVDRLESLLEEADERFEGEMEEKAAWRLKTEEEFVKDELVQLERLIAMPVKQDRKLVELKQLIKRVFSESERGEQEKVLVFTEYRRTQDHLVEELEKSFGKGSVVVINGDMKLDQRKTSVQRFRENENVRFMVSTESGGEGINLQFCHVLVNYDLPWNPMRIEQRVGRIYRFGQTKRVQIYNFRGKETVEDKIYGFLEQKIEIAAKALAKVTGEDPEDIKTTMLGQLESEVDYNSIYKRAIVEQDIEQSKEEIEEGVKKAQLAYEIATNSLFRDVSGYSFANYERELKADVDLEALRELTERFLQHHHRQVQKKDGLFEFLTPEDLRGPGIDERFTKVTFDRKAAIENPDLTFFALGHPFVDSMLKTCGDVKFGGYCARRHIRDVKAGPACGYAFNFIVRQRIHRDDHEEFLFALHPIFVGDDGTIDDMTAKLCLERYSDSLGGEIEVNLKPSDAFEIAKARLQKQVKTIWDWEEDVSLLNLALVAIGS, from the coding sequence ATGGACCTTCAAGTAGGCGACTCTGTAATCGGCACTAATCCAAGCCTCCGGCCTTACGGCGCTGGGCGGGTGCTGATGGTGAAGAACGGAATTGCGAAGGTCGAGTACTCGCCCGGGCTTTTCTCGGAACCGCCGCTTTATGCGCATACCAAACTACTGAAGATAGAAGAAGCAGAGAGGGTGCCGGCCCCTTTGGAGCTGGCTTTAAAGGGCCAATGGGAAAAAGAGACGTGGCGCTTCGATCTTAGGCAGATGGCCGCGCGGTTCCTGACGGGAAACATCGGCGGACAATTGAGCGACGCCCGAACGGAAATACTACCGCACCAAATTTTTGCGGCCCATAAAGTTGTAAGCAGCCCAAAGAGACGGTTTTTGCTTGCCGATGAGGTTGGTCTCGGCAAAACCATCGAGGCGGGGATGATCTGGCAGGCATTGGCCCAACGCGGTCAGGCAAAAAGAACTTTGATCATTTGTCCGGCGGGACTGACGGTTCAATGGCAGGAGGAGATGCAGGACAAGTTCGGGCAGTTCTTTGAAATCTTCCAGCGCGACTTTCACACGATCAACCCGCGCATCTGGGACCTGAAGGCGTGCGCGATCGCGTCGCTCGATTGCCTGAAGCGCAAGGAGCACAAGGAAAAGCTTCTCGAAAACCGCAAGTGGGATCTGATCATCTTCGACGAGGCGCACCGTTTGAGCGCGAGAGACTACGGAGAAGCCAAAACGGAGAAGACGCAGAATTACCGCCTGGCCGAGGATCTGGGAGAACACACGGACGCCTTGCTTTTGTTGACCGCCACTCCGCATCAGGGAGACGCGACCCATTCGCGCTTTCGCCATCTGCTCGGATTGCTGGATAACGAGATCGATTTCGGCGGCTTGGAAGACGGCCAGGTAACGCTTTGGAACTATGCCGTCAGGGAACCGAGAGGCAACGGCTATCGGCCCTACAAGGACTACATCTTACGGACACCGAAGCTCAACGTGACGGATTCCCAAGGAAGAAAAATCTTCCGCGGCCGCGATACGCATCCGCTCCGCTTCCCCATGTTCAAGGACGAGGCGGAATTCTACAAGGAAGTCAGCCGTTATATCTCCGCCGGTTATCGCATGGTGGAACACCTTAAGGATCGTAACAAGAAACTCGCGATCGGCTTCGTGCTCACGGTTTTCCAGAAACTAGCTTCCAGCTCGACGCATGCAATCAAGGCGGCTCTTTATGGCCGGAAAATGCGCCTACAAGATAAATATCGCCGGCTGCCCGATTCCGTCGATCGCTTGGAATCGCTTCTTGAGGAGGCGGACGAGCGCTTCGAAGGCGAGATGGAAGAGAAGGCCGCTTGGCGGCTCAAGACCGAGGAAGAGTTCGTTAAAGACGAGCTTGTGCAATTGGAACGGCTGATCGCCATGCCGGTCAAGCAGGATCGAAAGCTCGTCGAGCTGAAGCAATTGATCAAGCGGGTCTTCAGCGAAAGCGAGAGAGGGGAGCAAGAGAAGGTTTTGGTCTTCACGGAGTACAGGAGAACTCAGGACCATCTGGTCGAGGAGTTGGAAAAGAGCTTTGGCAAAGGCTCGGTCGTAGTGATCAACGGCGACATGAAACTGGACCAGCGGAAAACCAGCGTGCAGCGGTTCCGAGAGAATGAAAACGTCCGCTTTATGGTCAGCACCGAGTCGGGCGGCGAAGGCATCAACCTTCAATTCTGTCACGTCCTCGTGAATTACGACCTGCCTTGGAACCCGATGAGGATCGAGCAGCGCGTGGGGCGCATCTACCGCTTCGGCCAAACCAAGAGAGTTCAAATCTACAACTTCAGAGGCAAAGAAACCGTGGAGGATAAAATCTACGGCTTCCTCGAACAAAAAATTGAAATTGCCGCGAAGGCTTTAGCGAAAGTCACCGGGGAAGACCCGGAGGACATCAAAACCACGATGCTCGGTCAACTGGAGAGCGAGGTGGATTACAACTCGATCTACAAGCGCGCCATCGTCGAGCAGGACATCGAACAATCCAAAGAAGAGATAGAAGAGGGGGTCAAAAAAGCCCAGCTTGCGTATGAGATAGCGACCAACAGCTTGTTCCGAGATGTCTCCGGCTATTCCTTCGCCAATTACGAAAGGGAACTGAAAGCGGACGTGGACCTTGAGGCGTTGAGGGAATTGACCGAGCGGTTCTTGCAGCACCATCACCGCCAGGTTCAGAAGAAAGACGGTTTGTTTGAATTCCTCACGCCGGAAGACCTGCGCGGGCCCGGCATCGACGAGCGGTTTACCAAAGTGACCTTTGACCGCAAAGCGGCCATAGAAAACCCTGACCTTACCTTTTTTGCGCTGGGCCATCCCTTTGTCGATAGCATGCTCAAGACTTGCGGGGACGTGAAATTTGGCGGTTATTGCGCTCGACGGCATATCCGGGACGTGAAAGCGGGCCCGGCCTGCGGATACGCTTTTAATTTCATCGTCCGGCAACGAATTCACCGGGATGATCATGAGGAGTTTTTGTTTGCGCTCCATCCCATCTTTGTCGGAGATGACGGTACGATCGACGATATGACAGCGAAGTTGTGTTTGGAACGCTATAGCGATTCGCTCGGCGGAGAAATCGAAGTGAACCTCAAACCCAGCGATGCCTTTGAAATCGCAAAGGCACGCCTTCAGAAACAGGTTAAAACTATCTGGGATTGGGAAGAGGACGTATCCTTGCTTAATCTCGCCTTGGTCGCGATAGGGTCGTGA